The following proteins are encoded in a genomic region of Trichocoleus sp.:
- a CDS encoding transketolase C-terminal domain-containing protein, with protein MTTEHFPIDLSAYKPVTLDPKNPTLTAEQRDALKANIQLCRDAIVFFTATGAARGVGGHTGGPYDTVPEVIILDALFRSQPDQFVPIFFDEAGHRVGTQYLISVLRGQMPAEQLMHYRTADSKLPGHPELGLTPGVQFSSGRLGHMWPYVNGVALANPGKAVFCLGSDGSQQEGDDAEAARLAVAQHINVKLIIDDNDVTIAGHPSKYLPGFSVRKTLEGHGVKVLEGDGEDVDGLYARICEAINTPGPIAVINKRPMCPGIDGLEGSNHGHDVISVKLALSYLESRGHSAAVEYLKNIQAPKQSYTYLGIGDKWGSNRNVFGDAVVGVLDRMSEADRKAKVLVIDSDLEGSCGLKVIHDKHPEVFIPSGIMERGNLSAAAGFGMAEGKQGIFATFAAFLEMCISEITMARLNYSNLLCHFSHSGIDDMADNTCHFGLNNFFADNGLDDGYETRLYFPADANQMKACVESIFFNKGLRFIFSTRSKTPIILDSNGNEMFGGSYQFVPGKDEVIREGSAGYIVAVGDALYRALDAVERLKQEGIDVGLINKPTLNVVDEETMAKIGKSPFVLTVEAFNRKTGLGSRFGSWLLERGYTPKFAYLGTHEEGCGGLWEQYPHQGIDPVGIMNKVKQLIG; from the coding sequence ATGACGACTGAACATTTTCCCATTGACCTGAGTGCTTATAAGCCTGTTACGCTCGATCCTAAAAATCCGACTTTGACGGCAGAACAGCGAGACGCACTGAAAGCCAATATTCAGCTTTGCCGCGATGCGATCGTGTTCTTTACGGCAACTGGAGCCGCGAGAGGCGTCGGCGGACATACCGGTGGACCTTATGACACCGTACCTGAAGTCATAATTCTGGATGCGCTGTTCCGCAGTCAGCCTGATCAGTTTGTGCCAATTTTCTTTGATGAAGCCGGACATCGAGTCGGGACGCAATATCTGATCTCAGTGCTGCGCGGTCAAATGCCTGCCGAGCAACTGATGCACTATCGCACTGCTGATTCTAAGCTGCCCGGACACCCAGAATTGGGATTAACGCCAGGAGTACAGTTTAGCTCTGGTCGTCTCGGTCATATGTGGCCCTATGTCAATGGTGTGGCGCTGGCAAATCCGGGTAAGGCGGTCTTCTGTTTGGGTTCGGATGGGTCGCAGCAGGAAGGGGATGATGCAGAAGCGGCACGTCTGGCAGTAGCGCAACATATCAACGTCAAGTTGATCATTGACGACAACGATGTGACGATCGCCGGACATCCTTCTAAGTATCTGCCTGGATTCAGTGTGCGGAAAACCCTGGAAGGGCATGGCGTCAAGGTGCTGGAAGGCGACGGTGAAGATGTTGATGGGCTGTATGCGCGGATTTGTGAGGCAATTAATACGCCTGGACCGATCGCTGTCATTAATAAGCGTCCGATGTGCCCCGGCATTGATGGGCTGGAAGGCTCGAATCATGGGCATGATGTGATCTCGGTGAAGCTGGCGCTCAGCTATCTGGAATCGCGTGGGCATAGCGCCGCCGTGGAATATCTCAAGAATATTCAGGCTCCGAAGCAGTCTTACACTTACTTGGGCATTGGCGATAAGTGGGGTTCAAACCGTAACGTCTTTGGTGATGCGGTTGTTGGCGTGCTCGATCGCATGAGTGAAGCCGATCGCAAGGCAAAAGTGCTGGTGATCGACAGCGACCTGGAAGGCTCCTGTGGTCTGAAAGTAATCCACGACAAGCATCCGGAAGTGTTCATTCCTTCTGGCATTATGGAGCGGGGCAACCTGTCAGCGGCGGCGGGCTTTGGCATGGCGGAAGGCAAGCAGGGCATTTTTGCTACCTTTGCTGCGTTCTTGGAAATGTGCATTTCTGAGATTACGATGGCGCGGTTGAACTATTCCAATCTGCTTTGCCACTTCTCTCACTCTGGCATTGATGACATGGCAGACAACACCTGCCACTTCGGTCTAAACAACTTCTTTGCAGATAACGGACTAGATGACGGTTACGAAACCCGCCTCTATTTCCCCGCAGACGCGAACCAGATGAAAGCCTGCGTTGAGTCCATTTTCTTCAATAAGGGACTGCGGTTTATCTTCTCAACTCGTTCCAAAACGCCAATCATTCTCGATAGCAACGGCAATGAAATGTTTGGTGGCAGTTATCAATTCGTCCCCGGTAAAGATGAAGTGATCCGCGAAGGCAGTGCGGGTTACATCGTTGCAGTTGGCGATGCGCTTTATCGTGCCTTGGATGCGGTTGAACGCCTGAAGCAAGAAGGCATTGACGTGGGCTTAATCAACAAGCCGACGCTGAATGTAGTCGATGAAGAAACGATGGCGAAAATTGGTAAGTCTCCCTTTGTGCTGACCGTAGAAGCCTTCAACCGCAAGACAGGCTTGGGAAGCCGCTTTGGTTCCTGGCTGCTGGAGCGTGGCTATACGCCCAAATTTGCTTACCTGGGTACACATGAAGAGGGCTGTGGTGGCTTGTGGGAACAGTATCCTCATCAGGGCATTGACCCCGTTGGTATCATGAACAAAGTGAAGCAGTTGATCGGTTAA
- a CDS encoding Uma2 family endonuclease — translation MVQTPAKSATLDDFLQLPETKPASEYIAGQIIQKPMPQGEYSAIQTELASAINAVLRPSKTARAFTELRCTFGGRSIVPDISVFTWARIPRQADGKIANVFSIALDWTIEILSPEQSQTRVTKKILNCLQYETQMGWLIDPAEQSVFVYLPDKAVTFYDEPESQLPVPEFAAALHLTVQDLLHWLLD, via the coding sequence ATGGTACAAACACCAGCGAAATCCGCAACACTCGATGACTTTTTACAGCTTCCTGAAACCAAGCCTGCTAGCGAATACATTGCTGGGCAAATTATCCAAAAACCCATGCCACAAGGAGAGTACAGCGCCATTCAAACCGAATTGGCATCGGCAATTAATGCTGTACTCCGACCGTCTAAAACTGCTCGTGCCTTCACAGAACTTCGATGCACCTTTGGCGGACGATCGATCGTTCCTGATATTTCTGTTTTTACCTGGGCAAGAATTCCTCGGCAAGCTGATGGCAAAATTGCCAATGTTTTCTCGATCGCGCTAGATTGGACGATCGAAATTCTCTCGCCTGAACAGAGTCAAACCAGGGTAACCAAAAAGATTTTGAACTGTCTCCAGTACGAAACTCAAATGGGATGGCTGATTGATCCAGCAGAACAGTCTGTGTTTGTCTATCTGCCTGATAAAGCTGTGACTTTTTATGATGAGCCAGAATCACAGCTACCCGTTCCAGAATTTGCAGCAGCGTTGCATCTTACAGTACAGGATTTGTTGCATTGGTTATTAGACTAA
- a CDS encoding XDD3 family exosortase-dependent surface protein, with translation MVNSQSVFGNWDYAIDSSDDSIYYSATGNTPYEIHGLAVKETSDKVYFAVNTNLPASGKIDRNATDGQVNWGDLILNFNNSSLNAANKNSNLVGIRFAADNEAGVSGTGLFNQVRVKSVVQDNVPLDDPTLNGYNKRVKSAGSIPSLGDLAANAPYFNQNQPLSNVIQKGNRLGDITMLSPQELGDLNFGTLGTQTFGFSVSRALLPSGTFTASLSPECNNDVVALTGALSGQPAIDIETTINGLDIATPAEAPVIPFGNSITYNFAVRNTGDIAFAKNDLVLTDDKLGTITALQPATDIGNDSILSPGEQWLYGSIGVAVSSPSLQQNTATVTVNNSPNVTDSDTTYYIPTAPQPVTSQPTPAQPTTPQETPAQPTTPQPTDTSVTPSQPDSQPTTSQPTTPQPTDICVTPTQPDTSVTPSQPDTSVAPSQPDSQPTPAQSTTPQPTDQPTNTCVIPTQPDTSVTPSQPDTSVAPSQPDTSVAPSQPDSQPTPAQPTTPQPTDICVTPSQQDTSTASQPDTSVTPSQPDTSVAPSQQDICVAQNTAIDSQNQSSNQPQPSQEGTPQVVPASTPVQNSAPAPVVSTTVDNSATNCAPVDAPVDNSATTVLAGSDSSNIVNIAAATAPTAAMDNSNQSVGNTGTIASSDLTSSDYSSTNSYSCSSGSFDDLLQGGMKGGDIQTGNGQNQLGGAIGSDCFVLCQKGLSLIQDLQSDRSVIIIVNNIRPEDLNITKQGSNTGIQCVDELLSSVKGMASNAICANQFISF, from the coding sequence ATGGTAAATAGTCAGTCCGTTTTTGGCAATTGGGATTACGCGATCGACTCTAGTGATGACAGCATTTATTACTCAGCTACAGGTAATACGCCTTACGAAATCCATGGGCTTGCTGTTAAAGAAACGAGCGATAAGGTTTACTTTGCAGTCAACACTAATTTACCTGCAAGTGGCAAGATCGATCGCAATGCAACGGATGGTCAAGTTAACTGGGGTGACTTAATTCTCAATTTCAATAACTCCAGCTTAAATGCAGCAAACAAAAACAGCAATTTGGTAGGCATTCGGTTTGCAGCAGATAATGAAGCTGGTGTTTCTGGTACAGGTCTTTTTAATCAAGTCAGGGTTAAAAGTGTTGTCCAAGACAATGTACCGTTAGATGATCCAACGCTGAACGGCTACAACAAAAGAGTGAAAAGTGCAGGCAGCATCCCTAGCCTTGGAGATTTGGCTGCTAATGCTCCTTATTTCAACCAGAATCAGCCGCTTTCTAACGTGATTCAGAAAGGTAACCGCCTGGGTGACATTACAATGTTGTCGCCCCAGGAGCTAGGCGATCTCAACTTTGGCACTTTAGGAACACAAACGTTTGGGTTTTCTGTCAGCAGGGCACTATTGCCATCGGGTACATTCACAGCATCCCTGTCTCCTGAATGCAATAATGATGTAGTTGCGCTAACCGGAGCACTGTCTGGACAGCCTGCGATCGACATTGAGACAACGATCAACGGCTTGGATATAGCGACTCCAGCAGAAGCACCTGTGATTCCGTTTGGTAATTCAATTACCTATAATTTTGCAGTTCGCAATACGGGTGACATCGCTTTTGCCAAAAATGACTTAGTTCTCACGGATGACAAGCTAGGGACAATTACAGCGCTGCAACCAGCAACTGATATTGGTAATGACTCCATTCTCTCACCAGGAGAACAGTGGCTTTATGGCTCGATCGGAGTCGCTGTCAGTAGCCCTTCATTGCAGCAGAACACAGCAACGGTCACTGTTAACAATTCACCCAACGTCACAGACAGTGATACAACCTATTACATTCCAACAGCCCCCCAACCCGTTACTTCCCAACCAACCCCTGCTCAGCCCACAACTCCTCAAGAAACTCCTGCTCAACCCACAACTCCTCAACCAACTGATACTTCTGTAACTCCATCACAGCCAGATTCCCAACCAACTACTTCTCAGCCCACAACTCCTCAGCCAACTGATATCTGTGTAACTCCAACCCAACCAGATACTTCTGTAACTCCATCACAGCCAGATACTTCTGTAGCTCCATCGCAGCCAGATTCCCAACCAACTCCTGCTCAGTCCACAACTCCTCAGCCAACTGATCAGCCGACTAACACTTGTGTAATCCCAACCCAACCAGATACTTCTGTAACTCCATCACAGCCAGATACTTCTGTAGCTCCATCACAGCCAGATACTTCTGTAGCTCCATCACAGCCAGATTCCCAACCGACCCCTGCTCAGCCCACAACTCCTCAGCCAACTGATATCTGTGTAACTCCATCACAGCAGGATACTTCTACTGCATCGCAGCCAGATACTTCTGTAACTCCATCGCAGCCAGATACCTCTGTAGCTCCATCGCAACAGGATATTTGCGTTGCCCAAAACACTGCGATCGATTCTCAAAATCAGTCGTCTAACCAGCCCCAACCCTCTCAAGAAGGTACGCCACAAGTAGTTCCTGCTTCTACTCCGGTTCAGAATTCTGCTCCTGCTCCAGTTGTATCCACGACAGTCGATAATTCTGCTACGAATTGTGCCCCAGTTGATGCTCCAGTTGATAACTCTGCCACGACTGTACTTGCCGGGAGTGATAGTTCCAATATCGTTAATATTGCCGCTGCGACTGCACCTACTGCAGCTATGGATAATAGCAATCAGTCAGTAGGAAATACAGGAACGATCGCATCGTCTGATCTCACCAGTTCTGATTACTCAAGCACTAACTCATATAGCTGTTCATCGGGAAGCTTTGATGATTTGTTGCAAGGTGGAATGAAGGGTGGTGACATCCAGACTGGCAATGGTCAAAATCAGCTTGGGGGAGCAATTGGAAGTGATTGCTTTGTCCTATGCCAAAAAGGATTGAGTCTGATTCAAGATCTTCAGAGCGATCGCAGCGTTATCATCATCGTGAACAACATTAGACCTGAAGATTTGAATATTACAAAGCAGGGTAGCAATACAGGAATTCAATGTGTAGATGAACTTCTTTCTAGCGTTAAAGGGATGGCATCGAATGCAATCTGCGCAAACCAGTTTATCAGCTTCTGA
- a CDS encoding septal ring lytic transglycosylase RlpA family protein, which produces MKTQLLVFKLFVATAACFTLAESVQAGGYRSCGMASYYNSGHITASGEQFHPGAMTAAHPWLPFNSYITVVDQNTGRSARVRINDRGPWADGRIIDLTPTAMNAIDPRQTADVRYVCLH; this is translated from the coding sequence ATGAAAACGCAATTGTTAGTATTCAAGCTGTTTGTGGCTACAGCCGCTTGCTTTACTTTGGCAGAATCCGTGCAAGCAGGTGGCTACAGATCTTGCGGTATGGCGAGTTATTACAATTCGGGTCATATCACTGCTTCTGGAGAGCAGTTTCATCCGGGAGCAATGACAGCTGCTCATCCCTGGCTTCCCTTCAATTCTTATATAACTGTCGTTGATCAAAACACAGGACGATCGGCAAGGGTAAGAATTAACGACCGGGGTCCCTGGGCAGATGGAAGAATTATCGATCTCACTCCAACTGCGATGAATGCGATCGATCCGCGTCAAACAGCAGATGTGCGTTACGTCTGCCTTCATTAA
- the tkt gene encoding transketolase produces MAVATTQSLDELCVNSIRFLAVDAVEKAKSGHPGLPMGAAPMAYVLWDKFMRFNPKNPYWFNRDRFVLSAGHGCMLQYALMYLVGYDSVTLDDVKSFRQWGSKTPGHPENFETPGVEVTTGPLGQGIANAVGLAMAEAHLAAQFNKPDLTLVDHYTYAILGDGCNMEGVSGEACSLAGHLGLGKLIALYDDNHISIDGNTEVSFTEDVSKRFEAYGWHVLHVENGNTDLEGIAKAIEEAKKVTDKPSMIKVTTTIGYGSPNKENTAGVHGSPLGGDEIKLTREKLGWTYDSFETPADALNHFREAIDRGASLEAEWNETWAQYKTKYPQEAAELDRRLNGKLPEGWEKALPVYTPADKALATRQTSEKTLNALAPALPELVGGSADLTHSNLTYLKGFGDFQKGSYGGRNLRFGVREHGMGAICNGIALHGSGLIPYGATFLVFTDYMRAAIRLSALSRVGVIWVMTHDSIALGEDGPTHQPVETIASLRAIPNLTVFRPADGNETSGAYKVAVEFANQHRPTLMAMSRQALPNLEGSSIEKAAKGGYILSDSEGTPDLILIGTGSEVSLCVKAAEQLRAEGKKVRVVSMPSCDLFDEQDAAYKESVLPKAVTKRLSVEAGTSFGWCRYVGFGGDSISIDTFGASAPGGICMEKFGFTVENVVDKAKSLLG; encoded by the coding sequence ATGGCAGTTGCAACAACCCAATCTCTTGATGAGCTTTGTGTAAATTCGATTCGCTTTTTAGCGGTCGATGCTGTAGAAAAGGCGAAGTCTGGTCATCCAGGTCTGCCGATGGGAGCCGCGCCGATGGCGTATGTGCTCTGGGATAAGTTTATGCGGTTCAATCCCAAAAACCCTTACTGGTTTAACCGCGATCGGTTCGTCTTGTCTGCCGGACATGGCTGTATGTTGCAATATGCCCTGATGTATCTGGTGGGCTATGACAGCGTGACGTTGGACGATGTCAAGAGTTTCCGGCAGTGGGGGTCAAAAACGCCTGGACACCCGGAAAACTTTGAAACACCTGGGGTAGAAGTAACCACGGGTCCACTCGGCCAGGGAATTGCGAATGCAGTTGGTTTGGCGATGGCAGAAGCGCATCTTGCTGCTCAATTTAATAAGCCTGACCTGACACTGGTTGATCACTATACCTATGCAATTTTGGGCGACGGCTGCAACATGGAAGGGGTTTCGGGTGAAGCCTGCTCTCTGGCAGGCCACCTCGGCTTGGGTAAACTCATTGCCCTCTATGACGACAACCACATCTCGATCGACGGCAACACCGAAGTTTCCTTCACTGAAGATGTCAGCAAGCGGTTCGAGGCTTACGGCTGGCATGTTCTACATGTTGAGAACGGCAACACCGACCTGGAAGGAATTGCGAAGGCGATCGAAGAGGCAAAGAAAGTCACCGATAAGCCTTCCATGATCAAGGTGACCACGACGATCGGCTATGGTTCGCCGAACAAAGAGAATACAGCAGGTGTCCATGGTTCCCCGCTAGGCGGTGACGAAATTAAGCTGACTCGCGAAAAGCTGGGCTGGACGTATGATTCGTTTGAAACCCCGGCTGATGCGCTAAACCATTTCCGGGAAGCGATCGATCGCGGAGCAAGCCTGGAAGCAGAATGGAACGAAACCTGGGCACAGTATAAAACTAAGTATCCTCAAGAAGCGGCTGAACTCGATCGTCGTCTCAATGGCAAACTGCCCGAAGGTTGGGAAAAGGCGCTGCCCGTCTACACTCCCGCAGACAAAGCTCTGGCAACTCGTCAGACTTCTGAGAAGACCCTGAATGCCCTGGCTCCGGCACTGCCTGAACTGGTTGGCGGCTCGGCTGACCTGACTCACTCAAACTTGACCTACCTGAAAGGCTTTGGTGATTTCCAGAAAGGCAGCTATGGCGGACGGAACCTGCGATTTGGGGTGCGCGAGCATGGCATGGGCGCAATCTGTAACGGGATCGCCCTACATGGTTCGGGTCTGATCCCTTATGGTGCAACCTTCCTGGTGTTCACGGACTACATGCGGGCGGCGATTCGTCTGTCTGCGCTGTCTCGCGTTGGCGTGATCTGGGTGATGACTCACGACTCGATCGCTCTGGGCGAAGATGGACCAACTCACCAGCCTGTTGAAACGATCGCTTCGCTGCGAGCTATCCCCAACCTGACGGTCTTCCGTCCTGCTGATGGCAACGAAACTTCTGGTGCATACAAGGTTGCAGTTGAGTTCGCGAATCAGCACCGTCCGACTTTGATGGCGATGTCGCGCCAAGCACTACCAAACCTGGAAGGTAGCTCGATCGAGAAAGCAGCGAAAGGTGGCTATATCCTGTCGGATAGCGAAGGTACACCTGACCTGATCTTGATTGGTACAGGTAGTGAAGTCTCTCTCTGCGTCAAGGCAGCTGAACAACTGCGAGCAGAAGGCAAGAAAGTACGCGTTGTTTCCATGCCCTCTTGTGATTTGTTTGATGAGCAGGATGCAGCTTACAAGGAGTCTGTTCTGCCTAAAGCGGTGACCAAGCGCCTGTCAGTAGAAGCAGGAACAAGCTTCGGTTGGTGTCGCTATGTTGGCTTTGGCGGAGATTCAATCAGCATTGATACCTTTGGGGCGTCGGCTCCAGGCGGTATTTGCATGGAGAAGTTTGGCTTCACTGTTGAGAATGTCGTTGATAAGGCGAAGTCTCTGCTGGGCTAA
- a CDS encoding ABC-2 family transporter protein, whose amino-acid sequence MNRVMRITRTLLSVYYAYMVEYRAELILWVLSGSLPLILMGVWLQAAQGGRFGLSPIDFVRYFLAVFIVRQFSVVWVIWEFEREIVEGKLSFRLLQPLDPGWHHLASHFAERFARLPFAILLIVFFFFLYPDAFWIPSLTNLLLCLLTLVLAFLLRFISQYTFAMMAFWIERANAIESFWFLFYLFLSGLIAPLEVFPPLLREIVLWTPFPYMINFPASILVGLPTNVPQGILAMLGWIALFWVLNRWLWRKGLRQYSGMGA is encoded by the coding sequence ATGAACCGAGTCATGCGGATTACGCGTACCCTGCTCTCGGTCTATTACGCTTACATGGTTGAATATCGGGCAGAGTTGATCCTGTGGGTGCTGTCGGGTAGTCTGCCGCTGATTTTGATGGGAGTATGGCTTCAGGCAGCACAGGGAGGACGGTTTGGGCTATCGCCGATCGATTTTGTGCGCTATTTTCTGGCAGTCTTTATCGTCAGGCAGTTTTCAGTGGTTTGGGTGATTTGGGAGTTTGAGCGAGAAATCGTGGAAGGGAAGCTTTCTTTTCGCTTGTTGCAGCCGCTTGATCCAGGTTGGCATCATCTCGCTTCTCACTTCGCTGAACGCTTTGCTCGGCTGCCTTTTGCCATTCTCTTAATCGTCTTCTTTTTCTTTCTCTATCCAGATGCGTTTTGGATTCCCAGCCTGACAAACTTGCTGCTCTGCCTGCTGACATTGGTTCTGGCATTTTTGCTGCGATTTATCTCGCAATACACTTTTGCCATGATGGCTTTCTGGATTGAACGCGCGAATGCGATCGAATCTTTCTGGTTTTTGTTTTATCTATTCTTGTCCGGGCTAATTGCACCGCTAGAGGTCTTCCCGCCCCTGCTGCGAGAAATTGTCCTCTGGACACCGTTCCCCTACATGATTAATTTTCCTGCCAGTATCCTAGTTGGGCTACCTACAAATGTGCCCCAAGGTATTCTGGCAATGCTCGGCTGGATTGCGCTGTTTTGGGTGCTGAATCGCTGGCTCTGGCGGAAAGGGCTAAGGCAGTATTCGGGAATGGGAGCATAA
- a CDS encoding ATP-binding cassette domain-containing protein, giving the protein MGKDISRLSMPIITVDNLSKVYPVAVKEPGFAGTLLHFFRRTYRSITAVQSVSFNIEPGEVVGFLGPNGAGKTTTLKMLTGLIHPSEGSLSVAGHIPFRRDAAFLQKITLVMGQKQQLIWDLPALDSLRINAAVYGISDREFRHRVGELSDMLSLDGKLTQPVRKLSLGERMKAELLAALLHRPQVLFLDEPTLGLDVNAQVSVREFLRQYNQRYQATVLLTSHYMADITALCQRVLVIFAGQLIYDGSLDGLLEQFAPCREVTIELGQDRSAQELQYYGEVKQVEGRMVQFIVPQEKLTQMIARLLADLDVVDLTVTDPPIEEVIGQVFQSGAVTGGIQ; this is encoded by the coding sequence ATGGGAAAGGACATTTCGCGGTTGAGTATGCCCATTATCACCGTTGACAATTTGAGTAAGGTGTATCCGGTAGCGGTGAAGGAACCTGGCTTTGCAGGGACATTGCTGCACTTTTTTCGGCGCACCTATCGATCGATTACAGCGGTTCAATCGGTTTCGTTCAACATCGAGCCGGGAGAGGTGGTTGGATTTCTGGGACCGAATGGCGCAGGCAAAACCACAACGCTGAAGATGCTGACAGGGTTAATTCATCCTTCAGAAGGAAGCCTGTCGGTGGCAGGACACATCCCCTTTCGTCGAGATGCTGCTTTCTTGCAAAAGATTACGCTTGTGATGGGGCAAAAGCAGCAGTTAATTTGGGATTTGCCAGCCCTGGATTCACTGCGGATTAATGCGGCGGTCTATGGGATTAGCGATCGAGAGTTTCGGCACCGAGTCGGAGAACTGAGCGATATGCTTTCCCTGGACGGCAAACTAACGCAGCCTGTGCGGAAGCTCTCTTTGGGTGAACGCATGAAGGCAGAACTGCTAGCTGCTCTGCTGCACCGTCCCCAAGTCCTGTTTCTGGATGAGCCAACTCTGGGCTTAGATGTCAATGCTCAGGTGAGCGTGCGGGAGTTTTTGCGGCAATATAACCAGCGATATCAGGCGACGGTGCTGCTGACGAGTCACTACATGGCAGATATTACAGCACTCTGTCAGCGCGTTTTGGTCATCTTTGCCGGACAGTTGATCTATGACGGCAGTTTAGATGGGTTGCTGGAACAGTTCGCTCCCTGTCGCGAAGTCACAATTGAGTTAGGGCAAGACCGATCGGCGCAGGAACTCCAATACTACGGTGAAGTGAAGCAGGTTGAGGGTCGCATGGTGCAGTTTATTGTGCCGCAGGAAAAGCTGACTCAGATGATTGCTAGACTCCTGGCTGATTTAGATGTTGTTGATTTAACCGTGACCGATCCACCGATCGAAGAAGTGATTGGGCAGGTGTTTCAATCTGGTGCGGTGACCGGAGGCATCCAATGA
- a CDS encoding LOG family protein, translating into MTLTPSSSSLESLQVEVSELLSQLPKIKHGALIQQALTTLVRMAEVEADRLDWKILNASLQDMERAFRVFYPYRHVRKITIFGSARIKPGTEAYQMAVDFAQCVTLKGFMVMTGGGPGIMQAGNEGAGAEKSFGLNIRLPFEQGSNPFIEGDPKLIDFKYFFTRKLFFLRESDALALFPGGFGTQDEAYECLTLMQTGKAALLPLVLVEPPGSNYWRGWEAHVRQNLLGEGLISPDDLDLYTITDRVDVACEAISSFYRVFHSSRYVRDRLVLRLNSELLDADVAYLNQNFSDILVSGQIEKSGALPEEVGGDMPHLPRLVLHFNQRDSGRLYQMIRVINQLGIDAPETTHPEQK; encoded by the coding sequence ATGACCTTGACCCCCTCGTCGTCCAGCTTAGAGTCGCTGCAAGTCGAAGTGAGTGAACTGCTCAGTCAGTTGCCCAAAATTAAGCATGGGGCATTGATTCAACAAGCTTTGACTACGCTCGTCAGAATGGCTGAAGTAGAAGCCGATCGACTGGATTGGAAGATCCTCAACGCTTCACTTCAGGATATGGAACGAGCCTTTCGCGTGTTCTATCCTTATCGTCACGTCCGCAAAATCACAATTTTTGGGTCTGCCCGCATTAAACCAGGTACCGAAGCTTATCAAATGGCGGTTGATTTTGCCCAGTGCGTTACGCTCAAGGGCTTTATGGTGATGACGGGTGGCGGTCCTGGCATTATGCAGGCAGGGAATGAAGGCGCCGGAGCCGAGAAGTCGTTTGGCTTGAACATTCGGCTACCCTTTGAGCAGGGATCAAATCCGTTTATTGAAGGTGATCCTAAGCTGATTGACTTCAAATATTTCTTCACCCGCAAGCTGTTCTTCCTACGAGAGTCGGATGCACTGGCACTCTTTCCTGGCGGGTTTGGCACTCAAGATGAAGCTTACGAATGCTTGACCCTGATGCAGACTGGTAAAGCAGCCCTGTTGCCGCTGGTGTTGGTTGAGCCGCCGGGAAGCAACTATTGGCGAGGTTGGGAGGCGCATGTGCGCCAAAATTTGTTGGGTGAAGGATTGATCAGCCCTGATGACCTCGACCTCTATACAATCACCGATCGCGTTGATGTTGCCTGCGAGGCGATTTCCAGCTTCTATCGGGTCTTTCATTCCAGCCGCTATGTGCGCGATCGGCTTGTGCTGCGGCTCAACTCAGAGTTATTGGATGCAGACGTAGCGTACCTGAATCAAAACTTCAGTGACATCCTCGTATCTGGACAGATTGAAAAGAGCGGTGCTTTACCAGAGGAAGTGGGTGGAGATATGCCTCATTTGCCACGTCTGGTGCTGCATTTTAATCAGCGGGATTCAGGACGGCTCTACCAAATGATTCGAGTGATCAATCAACTGGGAATAGACGCACCAGAAACCACCCATCCAGAACAGAAATAG
- the trxA gene encoding thioredoxin: protein MSAAAVTDATFEQEVIESEVPVLVDFWAPWCGPCRMVAPVVDEISEQYVGQVKVVKVNTDENPSVASKYGIRSIPTLMIFKGGQRVDMVVGAVPKTTLATTLEKYL from the coding sequence ATGTCAGCAGCCGCAGTTACAGATGCAACTTTTGAACAAGAAGTAATTGAGAGCGAGGTCCCAGTTCTAGTTGATTTCTGGGCTCCTTGGTGCGGTCCCTGTCGCATGGTCGCGCCCGTTGTCGATGAGATCTCTGAACAATATGTTGGGCAGGTTAAGGTCGTTAAAGTCAATACTGACGAAAATCCTAGCGTTGCCAGCAAGTACGGGATTCGCAGTATCCCAACGCTGATGATTTTCAAAGGTGGACAGCGAGTTGATATGGTGGTAGGCGCTGTTCCCAAAACGACGCTCGCTACAACCCTCGAAAAGTACCTCTAG